A single Triticum dicoccoides isolate Atlit2015 ecotype Zavitan chromosome 2A, WEW_v2.0, whole genome shotgun sequence DNA region contains:
- the LOC119356173 gene encoding histone H4 — protein sequence MSGRGKGGKGLGKGGAKRHRKVLRDNIQGITKPAIRRLARRGGVKRISGLIYEETRGVLKIFLENVIRDAVTYTEHARRKTVTAMDVVYALKRQGRTLYGFGG from the coding sequence ATGTCCGGGCGCGGCAAGGGCGGCAAGGGGCTGGGAAAGGGCGGCGCCAAGCGCCACCGGAAGGTCCTCCGCGACAACATCCagggcatcaccaagccggcgatcCGGAGGCTGGCCAGGCGGGGCGGCGTGAAGCGCATCTCCGgcctcatctacgaggagacccgCGGCGTCCtcaagatcttcctcgagaacgTCATACGCGACGCCGTCACCTACACCGAGCACGCCCGCCGCAAGACCGTCACCGCCATGGACGTCGTCTACGCGCTCAAGCGCCAGGGCCGCACCCTCTACGGCTTCGGAGGCTAG